One window of the Streptomyces sp. NBC_00259 genome contains the following:
- a CDS encoding 4-hydroxyphenylacetate 3-hydroxylase C-terminal domain-containing protein, with protein MHYEALIRTMVRAELMAGVAMLMTEHLGTYQLPPVQARLARLVEFYQTLRAHVIASEAEGFISPSGLYKPNVLLFDFGRSYYLERYAEMRHEVIDLAGRASLLFPTEEQWNNPELHDWLAPLQAGAVGEPYDRLRISRVIRDLFLSDFGDRISTFEQFNGTPMLATRMLTMKRSELSPTGPLTELARKICGLEKPEAPEVTAYTEQAEYARRLDGVRLEGSRVR; from the coding sequence GTGCACTACGAGGCGCTCATCCGGACGATGGTCCGGGCCGAGCTCATGGCCGGCGTCGCGATGCTGATGACCGAGCACCTCGGCACGTACCAGCTTCCGCCGGTCCAGGCGCGCCTTGCGCGTCTCGTCGAGTTCTACCAGACGCTACGAGCCCACGTGATCGCGTCCGAGGCGGAAGGATTCATCTCGCCGTCGGGGCTCTACAAGCCGAACGTCCTGCTCTTCGACTTCGGCCGGTCGTACTACCTGGAGAGGTACGCGGAGATGAGGCACGAGGTGATCGACCTCGCCGGTCGTGCCTCGCTGCTGTTCCCCACCGAGGAGCAGTGGAACAACCCCGAGCTCCACGACTGGCTCGCACCGCTGCAGGCCGGTGCGGTCGGCGAGCCCTACGACCGCCTGCGCATCTCGCGCGTCATCCGTGACCTCTTCCTGTCCGACTTCGGCGACCGGATCAGCACCTTCGAGCAGTTCAACGGGACTCCGATGCTCGCCACCCGGATGCTCACGATGAAGCGCTCGGAGCTGTCACCCACCGGCCCGCTCACCGAACTCGCCCGGAAGATCTGCGGCCTTGAGAAGCCCGAGGCTCCCGAGGTGACGGCCTACACCGAGCAGGCCGAATACGCCCGCCGCCTCGACGGCGTGCGGCTCGAGGGCTCACGGGTCCGCTGA
- a CDS encoding cupin domain-containing protein: MAYYIARAADRKFFDVEGVPGLRQALLVGHEQGAAHLEVSLYELAPGATTGWARCPFEESWFITGGNGEASLAGLRYELGSGDYGVAPVGLAHALSAGDEGLTWLGVRAPKPPTFDGARNSIAAKPAAGENLGRPSETDPRHRFVGHFEDSDMAPYAQLSMPGYHGPNVKNISLRMMVDQLLGAQHHTVFVCEIAPKSGPGQAAKVHYHPFEEIYYFTSGGMRGTLDGNDEVVETGDLVWAGTNGTHGFVNERNEPARWIEVQSPIPPTSDGFFFPDDWRKLPEEH, from the coding sequence ATGGCTTACTACATCGCACGTGCGGCGGATCGGAAGTTCTTCGACGTCGAGGGCGTGCCCGGTCTTCGGCAGGCGCTCCTGGTCGGGCACGAGCAGGGTGCCGCGCACCTGGAGGTGAGCTTGTACGAGCTGGCTCCCGGGGCGACGACGGGCTGGGCCCGCTGCCCGTTCGAGGAGTCGTGGTTCATCACGGGCGGAAACGGCGAAGCCTCCCTTGCCGGTCTGCGCTACGAACTGGGTTCCGGCGACTACGGTGTGGCGCCCGTGGGCCTCGCCCATGCGCTGTCTGCGGGCGATGAGGGACTGACGTGGCTCGGCGTGCGCGCACCGAAGCCGCCGACGTTCGACGGTGCCCGTAACAGCATCGCCGCCAAGCCCGCTGCGGGTGAGAACCTCGGCCGTCCGTCGGAGACGGACCCCCGGCACCGCTTCGTCGGGCACTTCGAGGACTCGGACATGGCCCCGTACGCGCAGCTGTCGATGCCCGGTTACCACGGCCCCAACGTCAAGAACATCAGCCTCAGGATGATGGTCGACCAGCTCCTGGGGGCACAGCATCACACGGTCTTCGTGTGCGAGATCGCGCCGAAGTCCGGCCCGGGCCAGGCGGCGAAGGTCCACTACCACCCGTTCGAGGAGATCTACTACTTCACATCCGGCGGGATGCGAGGAACACTCGACGGCAACGACGAGGTCGTCGAGACGGGTGACCTGGTGTGGGCGGGCACCAACGGCACACACGGGTTCGTCAACGAGCGAAACGAGCCCGCGCGCTGGATCGAGGTGCAGTCGCCGATTCCTCCCACTTCGGACGGGTTCTTCTTCCCGGACGACTGGCGTAAGCTCCCCGAGGAGCACTGA
- a CDS encoding NADP-dependent succinic semialdehyde dehydrogenase, which produces MPIATVNPATGELVEEFPSLTKEQVDQRLTRAEAAAASLRATDFDTRARWMRAAANLVEAEAASTARMLTTEMGKPIAQARTEVLKCAHAMRFYADNAETLLADQPLADPSAVNASAAYTSYEPLGVVLAVMPWNYPMWQVIRFAAPALMAGNVGLLKHASNVPQSALYLDTLFERAGFPAGSFQSLLIGATDVEAVLRDRRVAAVTLTGSEPAGRSIAAVAGSEVKKVVLELGGSDPFVVLPSADVRAAARTAVTARTINNGQSCIAAKRFIVHAEVYEEFVEAFVAGTKALTIGDPLDEATEIGPIATESGWRELGELVDDAVAKGAVLRCGGSAVGTEGWFFEPAVLEEVTTEMRVYREEAFGPLAVVHRVDDIEQAAALANDTPFGLSSSVWTTDPVEERFLITRLQAGAVFVNGMSVSYPELPFGGVKDSGIGRELAAEGIREFCNLKTIWKS; this is translated from the coding sequence GTGCCCATCGCTACCGTCAACCCCGCCACCGGTGAACTCGTCGAAGAGTTCCCCTCACTCACGAAGGAACAGGTCGACCAGCGCCTGACGCGAGCGGAGGCCGCGGCCGCCTCGCTCCGTGCCACCGACTTCGACACGCGCGCCCGGTGGATGCGGGCGGCGGCGAACCTGGTCGAGGCCGAGGCAGCCTCGACGGCGCGCATGCTCACGACCGAGATGGGCAAGCCGATCGCCCAGGCCCGCACCGAGGTCCTCAAGTGCGCGCACGCGATGCGGTTCTACGCCGACAACGCCGAAACCCTGTTGGCCGACCAGCCGCTCGCCGACCCGAGCGCGGTCAATGCCTCGGCCGCCTACACCTCGTACGAGCCGCTCGGCGTCGTTCTGGCCGTGATGCCGTGGAACTACCCGATGTGGCAGGTGATCCGCTTCGCCGCGCCCGCGCTGATGGCCGGCAACGTCGGCCTGCTCAAGCACGCGTCGAACGTGCCGCAGTCCGCGCTGTACCTCGACACGCTCTTCGAACGGGCGGGCTTCCCCGCCGGGTCGTTCCAGTCGCTCCTCATCGGAGCAACCGACGTCGAAGCAGTCCTGCGGGACCGGCGCGTCGCCGCCGTGACACTGACCGGTTCCGAGCCGGCCGGGCGGTCGATCGCCGCCGTCGCGGGCTCCGAGGTGAAGAAGGTCGTGCTGGAGCTGGGCGGCTCCGACCCGTTCGTCGTGCTGCCTTCCGCCGATGTTCGCGCGGCCGCCCGCACCGCCGTGACCGCTCGTACGATCAACAACGGCCAGTCATGCATCGCGGCCAAGCGGTTCATCGTCCACGCGGAGGTGTACGAGGAGTTCGTCGAGGCCTTTGTCGCGGGCACGAAGGCGCTGACCATCGGCGACCCGCTCGACGAGGCAACCGAGATCGGGCCGATCGCCACGGAGTCCGGTTGGCGCGAGCTGGGCGAACTGGTCGACGACGCCGTCGCGAAAGGTGCCGTCCTGCGGTGCGGTGGCTCCGCGGTCGGTACCGAGGGGTGGTTCTTCGAGCCGGCGGTGCTGGAGGAGGTCACCACCGAGATGCGGGTGTACCGGGAGGAGGCTTTCGGTCCGCTGGCCGTGGTTCACCGGGTCGACGACATCGAGCAGGCCGCGGCGCTCGCCAATGACACGCCCTTCGGCCTCAGCTCGTCGGTGTGGACCACCGACCCGGTCGAGGAGCGGTTCCTGATCACCCGCCTTCAGGCCGGTGCCGTCTTCGTCAACGGCATGAGCGTCTCCTACCCCGAGCTGCCTTTCGGCGGCGTGAAGGACTCCGGTATCGGGCGCGAGCTCGCCGCGGAAGGCATCCGGGAGTTCTGCAACCTCAAGACGATCTGGAAGAGCTGA
- a CDS encoding carboxymuconolactone decarboxylase family protein, translating to MSLVPILTSDQFSSADQPAVAQGVKAYGEVLNTWGAIGNSPGLLATYLPFLGRLNGPGALDGRLKDLVAVRVAVLNHCRYTASHRCTSAMAKGVEVDELAAVATGALAGFTEQEQLALRLAEEMTVALPAVPADKGLTGVSASVRDDVQRVFDAAQLTELVMCISMWNALSRFHRVMAFELDMPAPPAPVDAQL from the coding sequence ATGTCGCTGGTGCCGATCCTCACGTCCGATCAGTTCTCATCGGCCGACCAACCCGCTGTCGCGCAGGGGGTGAAGGCCTACGGCGAAGTCCTGAACACCTGGGGGGCCATCGGCAACAGTCCCGGCCTGCTCGCCACGTACCTCCCCTTCCTCGGGCGGCTCAACGGCCCGGGCGCGTTGGACGGGCGCCTGAAGGACCTGGTCGCCGTACGCGTCGCCGTGCTCAACCACTGCCGCTACACCGCGAGTCACCGCTGCACGTCGGCGATGGCCAAGGGGGTGGAGGTCGACGAGCTCGCGGCCGTTGCCACCGGGGCGCTCGCAGGCTTCACCGAGCAGGAGCAGCTGGCACTTCGGCTGGCCGAGGAGATGACGGTCGCCCTTCCGGCCGTCCCCGCGGACAAGGGCCTCACCGGTGTCTCGGCGAGCGTCCGCGACGACGTGCAGCGGGTGTTCGACGCGGCACAGCTGACCGAGCTGGTCATGTGCATCAGCATGTGGAACGCCTTGTCACGCTTCCACCGGGTCATGGCCTTCGAGCTGGACATGCCGGCGCCGCCCGCACCGGTGGATGCCCAGCTCTGA
- a CDS encoding FAD-binding oxidoreductase, producing the protein MGVSTEPRTHSGFPTGFRGAVLRPGDLRYDATRALYQGRAADEGPALIAQCVDEKDVATALRYASAHAVPVAVRSGGHGSDGYAMPGGALVVDLSAMRAVTVDPETRVVRAQPGVRLGEMDAAAQRHGLAVPAGTVSNTGVAGLTLGGGIGFLMRRHGATVDNLLACDMITVDGRKVRADESENPELFWALRGGGGNFGVVTSFEYRAHRVGPDVVAGQLIFPFDQAADILRRLPAHLATAPRELGLLVAIAPAPPLPTLPEEVHGRPVLVLVVVHTGEPASAHEVVEPLAALGRPLADLVGKTTWVRANSMLDAVAPYGMRMNLRGGYLPALSADAVDVLLASVAAAPSNPGAFCTINLSFMGGAISEDVDEDAMAFSREGAAWLWEAISKWDAPAYDAQYDQWATALTEAMRPHALTNGYANLTDDLGEEWRRGVHGSEAKHRRLRSVKAAWDPHNLLRFNKNIAPEAHAL; encoded by the coding sequence ATGGGCGTGTCCACAGAACCCCGCACCCACTCCGGCTTCCCCACCGGCTTCCGCGGCGCGGTGTTGCGGCCCGGCGACCTGCGGTACGACGCCACGCGCGCGCTCTACCAGGGCCGTGCCGCCGACGAGGGCCCCGCGCTGATCGCGCAGTGCGTCGACGAGAAGGACGTCGCGACCGCCCTGCGTTACGCCTCCGCGCACGCCGTCCCGGTGGCCGTACGCAGCGGCGGACACGGTTCCGACGGCTATGCGATGCCCGGTGGCGCGCTGGTCGTCGATCTCTCGGCGATGCGGGCGGTCACCGTCGACCCGGAGACCCGGGTGGTACGGGCCCAACCCGGCGTCAGGCTGGGCGAGATGGACGCCGCCGCACAGCGGCACGGCCTGGCCGTCCCCGCCGGTACGGTCAGCAACACCGGCGTCGCCGGGCTGACCCTGGGCGGCGGCATCGGCTTTCTGATGCGCCGCCACGGCGCCACCGTCGACAACCTGCTGGCCTGCGACATGATCACCGTGGACGGCCGCAAGGTCCGCGCCGACGAGAGCGAGAACCCCGAGCTGTTCTGGGCGCTGCGCGGCGGGGGCGGCAACTTCGGGGTCGTCACCTCGTTCGAGTACCGCGCGCACCGGGTCGGCCCCGACGTCGTCGCAGGGCAGCTGATCTTCCCGTTCGACCAGGCCGCCGACATCCTCCGCAGGCTTCCGGCGCACCTGGCCACAGCCCCGCGGGAACTGGGCCTGCTCGTCGCGATCGCTCCCGCTCCCCCGCTGCCGACGCTGCCCGAGGAGGTGCACGGGAGGCCCGTGCTCGTTCTCGTCGTGGTCCACACCGGTGAGCCCGCCTCGGCCCATGAGGTCGTCGAGCCGCTCGCCGCGCTCGGCCGACCGCTTGCCGACCTGGTGGGGAAGACCACGTGGGTCCGGGCGAACAGCATGCTCGACGCCGTCGCCCCCTACGGCATGCGCATGAACCTGCGGGGTGGGTATCTGCCGGCCCTGTCCGCCGACGCCGTCGACGTGCTGCTGGCGAGCGTTGCCGCCGCGCCCTCGAACCCGGGCGCCTTCTGCACGATCAACCTCTCGTTCATGGGCGGCGCGATCTCCGAGGATGTCGACGAGGACGCCATGGCCTTCTCCCGTGAGGGAGCCGCCTGGCTGTGGGAAGCCATCAGCAAGTGGGACGCGCCCGCGTACGACGCACAGTACGACCAGTGGGCGACGGCCCTCACCGAGGCGATGCGGCCGCACGCCCTGACGAACGGCTACGCCAACCTCACCGACGACCTGGGCGAGGAGTGGCGACGCGGAGTGCACGGCAGTGAGGCCAAGCACCGGCGGCTGCGTTCGGTCAAGGCCGCCTGGGACCCTCACAACCTGCTCCGCTTCAACAAGAACATCGCCCCTGAGGCCCATGCCCTGTAG
- a CDS encoding SDR family NAD(P)-dependent oxidoreductase, whose product MAAGWNLEGRTAFVTGGSRGMGFAIAQALLERGAKVAIAARDEAAVKAAAGRLTEGSGAENVLPVVADVTDADSVNGALAEVHAWHGALDILVNNAGPQLTPSPLENVDEKNIASAFDTKLIGYLRVSQAALPLLSRTGSGSIVNVVGATAHALIPNTGATAIVNAGAVALTSYLAAEAAPRNIRVNAISPGMTTTEGWLTKTEAMGKQQGKSAEEVRAGMVQGLGIRLGRWAEPAEVAAAAAFLASDDASYVTGQVLRVDGGLSKPVA is encoded by the coding sequence ATGGCTGCAGGTTGGAACTTGGAGGGCCGCACGGCCTTCGTGACCGGTGGTAGTCGAGGCATGGGTTTCGCCATCGCACAGGCGCTGCTCGAGCGTGGTGCCAAGGTGGCGATCGCGGCCCGGGACGAGGCGGCGGTCAAGGCCGCGGCCGGTCGTCTCACCGAGGGATCCGGGGCGGAGAACGTGCTCCCCGTCGTCGCGGACGTCACCGACGCGGATTCCGTCAACGGCGCTCTGGCAGAGGTGCACGCCTGGCACGGCGCCCTCGACATCCTCGTGAACAACGCGGGGCCGCAGCTCACGCCCTCCCCGCTCGAGAACGTCGACGAGAAGAACATCGCTTCCGCCTTCGACACGAAGCTGATCGGCTACCTTCGCGTCTCGCAGGCCGCGCTGCCCCTCCTGAGCCGGACCGGCAGCGGCAGCATCGTCAACGTCGTCGGCGCGACCGCACACGCGTTGATTCCCAACACCGGTGCCACGGCCATCGTGAACGCGGGCGCGGTCGCGCTCACGAGCTACCTGGCGGCCGAGGCGGCTCCCCGCAACATCCGGGTCAACGCGATCTCCCCCGGAATGACGACGACCGAGGGCTGGCTCACCAAGACCGAGGCCATGGGCAAGCAGCAGGGCAAGAGCGCTGAGGAGGTCCGGGCCGGCATGGTTCAGGGGCTCGGCATCCGCCTCGGCCGCTGGGCCGAGCCCGCCGAGGTCGCCGCCGCCGCGGCGTTCCTGGCGTCCGACGACGCCTCCTACGTGACCGGTCAGGTGCTGCGCGTCGACGGCGGGCTGTCGAAGCCCGTCGCCTGA
- the pntB gene encoding Re/Si-specific NAD(P)(+) transhydrogenase subunit beta, translating to MTVETAAAAAYIVAALLFILALAGLSRHETAKAGKSFGIGGMVVALAATSALAIHHDISGVGLALMIGAMAIGAAAGLWRARVVEMTGMPELIALLHSFVGLAAVLVGWNGYLHVEATLNGTVSAEAKVLEVQELLGIHSAEVFIGVFIGAVTFTGSIVAFLKLSGRISSSPLMLPGRNHLNLGALAAFTVLTTWFVIAPALWLLVAVTITALVLGAHLVASIGGGDMPVVVSMLNSYSGWAAAASGFLLENDLLIITGALVGSSGAYLSSVMCKAMNRSFISVIAGGFGIEAGPADDKDYGEHREITAEGVAELLGSADSVIITPGYGMAVAQAQYGVAELTRTLRDRDVDVRFGIHPVAGRLPGHMNVLLAEARVPYDIVLEMDEINDDFDRTTVVLVIGANDTVNPAATEDPDSPIAGMPVLQVWNAENVIVFKRSMASGYAGVQNPLFYRENSAMLFGDAKDRVEDILRVL from the coding sequence ATGACTGTCGAGACAGCAGCGGCGGCTGCCTACATCGTCGCCGCGCTGCTCTTCATCCTGGCGCTGGCCGGACTTTCCCGTCACGAGACCGCCAAGGCCGGCAAGTCCTTCGGCATCGGCGGCATGGTGGTGGCCCTGGCCGCGACGAGTGCGCTGGCGATCCACCATGACATCTCCGGAGTCGGTCTGGCGCTGATGATCGGCGCCATGGCGATCGGAGCCGCGGCCGGGCTGTGGCGGGCGCGCGTGGTGGAGATGACCGGGATGCCCGAGCTGATCGCGTTGCTGCACTCCTTCGTGGGGCTGGCCGCGGTGCTCGTGGGCTGGAACGGCTACCTCCACGTCGAGGCCACCCTGAACGGCACGGTCAGTGCCGAGGCCAAGGTGCTCGAGGTCCAGGAACTGCTCGGGATCCATTCCGCCGAGGTGTTCATCGGCGTCTTCATCGGCGCGGTCACCTTCACCGGTTCGATCGTGGCGTTCCTCAAGCTCTCGGGACGGATCTCGTCGTCGCCGCTGATGCTCCCCGGCAGGAACCACCTCAACCTCGGTGCCCTGGCCGCGTTCACGGTGCTGACGACGTGGTTCGTGATCGCCCCGGCGCTGTGGCTGCTGGTCGCGGTCACGATCACGGCGCTGGTCCTGGGTGCGCACCTGGTCGCCTCGATCGGCGGCGGTGACATGCCGGTCGTGGTCTCGATGCTGAACTCGTACTCCGGCTGGGCGGCCGCGGCGTCGGGATTCCTGCTGGAGAACGACCTGCTGATCATCACCGGCGCCCTGGTCGGCTCCTCGGGCGCCTATCTGTCCTCCGTCATGTGCAAGGCGATGAACCGTTCCTTCATCTCCGTGATCGCCGGCGGGTTCGGCATCGAGGCCGGCCCGGCCGACGACAAGGACTACGGCGAGCACCGCGAGATCACCGCCGAGGGCGTCGCCGAGCTCCTCGGGTCGGCCGACTCGGTGATCATCACCCCCGGATACGGCATGGCCGTGGCCCAGGCCCAGTACGGCGTCGCCGAGCTGACCCGCACGCTCAGGGACCGGGACGTCGACGTGCGCTTCGGCATCCACCCGGTCGCGGGCCGGCTGCCGGGCCACATGAACGTCCTGCTCGCCGAGGCCAGGGTCCCCTACGACATCGTGCTGGAGATGGACGAGATCAACGACGACTTCGACCGCACCACCGTCGTCCTCGTCATCGGCGCCAACGACACCGTCAACCCCGCCGCCACCGAGGACCCGGACTCACCGATCGCCGGCATGCCCGTCCTCCAGGTCTGGAACGCCGAGAACGTCATCGTCTTCAAACGCTCCATGGCCTCCGGATACGCCGGCGTGCAGAACCCGCTCTTCTACCGCGAGAACTCCGCCATGCTCTTCGGCGACGCCAAGGACCGCGTCGAAGACATCCTCCGGGTCCTCTGA
- a CDS encoding Re/Si-specific NAD(P)(+) transhydrogenase subunit alpha: MLIGIVSEARRGETRVAATPTTVVQLVKLGYDVVVEPGAGELSSFPDEAYVGAGARAGDPLAADIVFGVNALSQEQLDGLKPGATVLGLMSPAWNPALVEDLAKRPITALAMDAVPRISRAQSLDVLSSMANIAGYRAVVEAAHAFGRFFTGQVTAAGKVPPAKVLVCGAGVAGLAAIGAAGSLGAVVYATDPRPEVADQVRSLGGEYLSVEAGDADEVAVSATGYAKEMSQDYNARAARLYMDRMPETDIVITTALIPGRPAPTLITAEMVASMRSGSVIVDLAAANGGNVEGTVRDEAVVTANGVTIIGYTDLPGRLPTQASQLYGTNLVNLMKLMTPDKDGRLVLDFDDVVQRSMTVVHDGELTWPPPPVQVSAAPAAASSPAPSEARPVGSRAEPPVSARRPFAMAGVGATVLFLLAALSPSALQGHLTVFALAIVIGYYVIGQVHHALHTPLMSVTNAISGIIVVGALLQIGHGETPNGDVVTVLSTIAILLASVNIFGGFAVTRRMLSMFSRS; encoded by the coding sequence ATGCTGATCGGAATCGTGAGCGAAGCCCGCCGTGGCGAGACGCGCGTTGCCGCGACTCCCACCACGGTGGTCCAGCTGGTGAAGCTGGGGTACGACGTCGTGGTGGAGCCGGGTGCCGGAGAGTTGTCGAGCTTCCCGGACGAGGCGTACGTCGGGGCCGGCGCGAGGGCCGGTGACCCGCTTGCGGCGGACATCGTGTTCGGGGTGAACGCCCTCTCGCAGGAGCAGTTGGACGGGCTGAAGCCGGGTGCGACGGTCCTGGGCCTCATGAGCCCGGCGTGGAACCCCGCGCTGGTGGAGGACCTGGCGAAGCGGCCGATCACGGCGCTGGCGATGGACGCGGTGCCACGTATCTCGCGGGCGCAGTCGTTGGACGTGCTGTCGTCGATGGCGAACATCGCGGGCTACCGCGCGGTGGTGGAGGCCGCTCATGCCTTCGGCCGGTTCTTCACCGGTCAGGTGACCGCCGCGGGCAAGGTGCCGCCGGCCAAGGTGCTGGTCTGTGGTGCGGGGGTGGCGGGTCTGGCCGCGATCGGTGCGGCAGGAAGCCTGGGTGCCGTCGTGTACGCCACGGATCCGCGGCCGGAAGTCGCCGACCAGGTCAGGTCGCTGGGCGGCGAGTACCTCTCGGTCGAGGCCGGCGATGCCGACGAGGTGGCGGTGTCGGCGACGGGTTACGCCAAGGAGATGTCGCAGGACTACAACGCCCGCGCGGCCCGGTTGTACATGGACCGGATGCCGGAGACGGACATCGTGATCACGACCGCGCTGATCCCGGGCAGGCCGGCGCCGACACTGATCACCGCCGAGATGGTGGCGTCGATGAGATCGGGCAGCGTGATCGTGGACCTGGCCGCCGCGAACGGCGGCAACGTCGAGGGCACGGTCAGGGACGAGGCCGTGGTCACGGCCAACGGTGTGACGATCATCGGCTACACCGACCTGCCCGGACGCTTGCCCACGCAGGCGTCCCAGTTGTACGGCACCAACCTGGTCAACCTGATGAAGCTGATGACCCCGGACAAGGACGGCCGGCTGGTGCTGGACTTCGACGACGTCGTGCAGCGGTCGATGACCGTCGTACACGACGGCGAGTTGACCTGGCCGCCGCCGCCGGTCCAGGTGTCCGCCGCCCCGGCGGCCGCTTCCTCCCCCGCACCCTCCGAGGCGCGGCCGGTCGGCTCCCGGGCCGAGCCACCGGTGTCGGCCCGGCGGCCGTTCGCCATGGCCGGAGTCGGCGCCACGGTGTTGTTCCTGCTCGCGGCCCTCTCCCCGTCCGCCCTGCAAGGACACTTGACGGTGTTCGCGCTGGCGATCGTGATCGGCTACTACGTGATCGGTCAGGTGCATCACGCCCTGCACACGCCTCTGATGAGCGTGACCAACGCGATCTCGGGAATCATCGTGGTCGGCGCCCTGCTGCAGATCGGGCACGGCGAGACCCCGAACGGCGACGTGGTCACGGTGCTGTCGACGATCGCGATCCTGCTGGCCTCCGTCAACATCTTCGGTGGCTTCGCCGTGACCCGCCGGATGCTCTCCATGTTCTCGAGAAGCTGA